The genomic segment TGGCATGCCAACAGCCTGGGCAACTACTCTTTCTTTGACAAGTCGCAATCTGACTTTAACCTGCGCCGTTCTATCTTTACCGATCAAGACGGTAAATATGTTGCCCTGACTACCATGCCGGTCGGTTATGGCTGTCCACCTGAAGGTACTACCCAGTTCGTACTGGACAAATTAGGTCGTCACGGTAACCGCCCATCTCATGTGCATTACTTCGTATCTGCACCGGGTTACCGAAAGTTAACCACACAGTTCAATATCGAAGGCGATCAATACCTGTGGGATGACTTTGCCTTCGCCACACGTGATGGTCTGGTCGCAACCGCTGTTGATGTGACCGATGAAGCTGAAATCGCACGCCGTGGTTTAAATGGTCCATTCAAACATATCCAGTTCAATATTGAACTGGTGAAAGACCAGGCTGCAGCGCCAAGCACTGAAGTAGAACGTCGTCGCGCAAGCGCTTAATTCAAAATGGAATCGGGATGTCAGTCTGAGCAACATCCCGATGACTTCCCCTCCTTGGAAAGTCGGAGACTGGACATGCCTCGTATTCCTGTAATTAACACCAGCCATTTAGACCGTATTGATGAATTACTGGTCGATGATTTTGAATCTGGTGAATTTAAACTGCACCGTTCCGTATTTACTGATCAAGCCCTGTTTGATCTGGAAATGAAATACATCTTTGAAGGAAACTGGGTTTATCTGGCCCATGAGAGCCAGATTCCCAATAACAACGATTACTACACAACCCATATTGGCCGTCAGCCAATCATCATTGCACGTAACCGCAATGGCGAACTGAATGCCATGATCAATGCCTGCTCTCACCGCGGTGCACAGCTCTGCCGTTATAAGCGTGGCAATAAAGCAACCTATACCTGCCCATTCCATGGCTGGACATTCAATAACTCGGGCAAGCTGTTAAAAGTGAAAGATCCGGCTGATGCAGGCTATTCAGATTGCTTTAACCAGGACGGTTCTCATGACCTGAAAAAAGTAGCCCGTTTTTAAAATTACAAAGGCTTCTTGTTTGGCAGCCTGAATCCGGATGTTCCTTCTCTGGAAGAATACCTGGGTGAAGCCACCAAGATCATCGACATGATCGTGGGTCAGTCTGAGCAAGGTCTGGAAGTTTTACGCGGTTCGTCGACTTATACCTATGAAGGTAACTGGAAGCTGACTGCAGAAAACGGTGCCGATGGTTATCACGTCTCTGCCGTGCACTGGAACTATGCTGCAACGACTCAGCAACGTAAGGAAAAAGAAGCTGGCGATAATATTCGTGCCATGAGCGCAGGTTCATGGGGCAAACAAGGCGGTGGTTCTTACGGCTTTGAACATGGTCACATGCTGCTTTGGACACAATGGGCCAACCCGGAAGACCGTCCAAACTTTGCTAAGAAAGATGAATATACCGAGCGTTATGGCGAAGCCATGGCGAAATGGATGATCGAACGTTCACGTAACCTGTGTATCTATCCAAACGTTTACTTCATGGATCAGTTCGGCTCACAAATCCGTGTTCTGCGTCCAATCTCTGTCGATAAGACTGAAGTGACGATTTACTGTATCGGTCCTGTCGGTGAAGAGCCTGAAGCACGCACCCGCCGTATCCGTCAGTATGAAGACTTCTTTAATGCTTCTGGTATGGCTACCCCAGACGATCTGGAAGAATTCCGTGCCTGTCAGGCCGGTTATGCTGGGATCGCGCTGGAATGGAATGATATGTGCCGTGGTTCTAAGCACTGGATTCAAGGGCCGGATGATGCAGCCAATGAAATTGGCCTGAAACCAAAACTGTCTGGTATTAAAACAGAAGATGAAGGCCTGTACCTGGCTCAGCACCAGTACTGGTTAGAGCTGATCAAAAAAGGCATTGCGACTGAAAAAGAAATTGCTGCAAGCACTGAAGGAGAAACCGCATGAGCGACATCACTTTAGAAAATATTGCACAGTTCCTGTATCAGGAAGCCCGCTTTTTAGATGATGAGCAATGGGATGACTGGTTACAGTGCTACGCCCCTACTGCTTCTTTCTGGATGCCTGCTTGGGATGATGATGACCGTCTGACTGAAGATCCACAGTCTGAAATCTCACTGATTTACTACCCAGACCGTCAGGGTCTTGAAGACCGTGTGTTCCGGATCAAGACAGAACGTTCATCTGCCACCATGCCGGATACCCGTACTAGTCACAACATCTGCAATATTGAAATTGTGGAACGTGATGGCGACAAGGTCACTGTGCGCTTTAACTGGAATACCCTGAGTTTCCGCTACAAAACCAGTTACAGCTACTTTGGTATGTCACGTTATGAAATCGATTTTTCAGGCGATAAACCACAGATTTTAAGCAAATACGTGGTACTGAAAAACGATTACATCAATCAGGTCATCGACATCTATCACCTCTAAGACTGTTTTATTACAGCAAGGTCAAACCTTTCAGCCAGGGAA from the Acinetobacter sp. YWS30-1 genome contains:
- the benB gene encoding benzoate 1,2-dioxygenase small subunit codes for the protein MSDITLENIAQFLYQEARFLDDEQWDDWLQCYAPTASFWMPAWDDDDRLTEDPQSEISLIYYPDRQGLEDRVFRIKTERSSATMPDTRTSHNICNIEIVERDGDKVTVRFNWNTLSFRYKTSYSYFGMSRYEIDFSGDKPQILSKYVVLKNDYINQVIDIYHL
- the catA gene encoding catechol 1,2-dioxygenase, with product MNRQEIDALVKKMNVDTATGPVDERVQQVVVRLLGDLFQAIEDLDISQTELWKGLEYFTDAGQANELGLLAAGLGLEHYLDLRADEADAKAGITGGTPRTIEGPLYVAGAPESVGFARMDDGSEEGKIPTLIIEGTVTDTDGNIIEGAKVEVWHANSLGNYSFFDKSQSDFNLRRSIFTDQDGKYVALTTMPVGYGCPPEGTTQFVLDKLGRHGNRPSHVHYFVSAPGYRKLTTQFNIEGDQYLWDDFAFATRDGLVATAVDVTDEAEIARRGLNGPFKHIQFNIELVKDQAAAPSTEVERRRASA